Genomic DNA from Myxococcus guangdongensis:
TCCTTCGAGAGCACTCGTCCGTCGCACCGTCGGTTCGGGTGTTATTTCAGCACGAGGGCAGTCTTCCTTTTAAATCAAGCAAAACAGGTGTACGCTCCCAGTCACTCGAGGAGTCGCCGCGCCTCTCCTGGCGTGGGTCATCGAGAGGGGGAAGACCATGAATCGGATGCTGCGTTCGGCGTCGCTGGCTGGGGTGTGCGTCGCGGTCCTGTCGGGCTGTGGCGGGATGGAGGAGCAGGTTCGAGATGAGCTGGAGTTGGGGCAGGTCGAGTCGGGCCTGACGCTCACGGGGTTCACCGTTTCACTGGGGACTCACGGAGGCACGGGAGGGACGGCCGTCACCCTGGGGTGCCCGGCGGGTTACGTGGCCGTGGGTATCTTCGGGCGCGAGGCAGACAACATCGACCAACTGGGTCTCCGGTGTGCCTATCTGTATTCGACGGGAGCCCTCGGCGCGTCGGCCAACACGGGAACGGCGGGTGGCATGGGCGGCTCTTCCTTCGCGCTCAACTGCCCGCTGGGGCAGGCGGTGGTGGGCTTCCATGGGCGCGACGCGGCGCGTGTCGACGCGTTGGGGCTCTATTGCTCCACGCCCACGAACTGGCTCAGCACGAACTCGCCCCAGTACACCACCGTGGCCGTGGGTGGCACGGGTGGGATTGCCTTCGCGGATGCGCCCATCCGGAGTCATCTGGTGACGGCCATCCAGGCCCGCGCCGGGGCGAGGGTGGACCAGATTCGTGGCATCGTGTCCCTGGTCAACCCCTGACGTCGATGACCTGCGCCCGGCGGGCCTTGTCACGGGCTCGCCGGGGCGTGTCTGTTCGCGACGTCAGCCCTGGTCGCCGCGGAAGCCGATGGGCCCTTCGCCGTGATAGGTCATGGTCCCCGTGAGGGATTGACCGCCGTTGGGGGAGGTCAGGTCCAGGTTGATGACGTTCTGCCCCTGGCGCGAGCCGAGGACGAAGGTGCCGCCCGGATTCCACGGGGCGTTCGGCCCGCCCCACTGGTTCTCCACCATGTAGTTGTTCGGACTGGTGAGGTTGGCGCGGAAGCCGATGGGGCCCTCGCCATTGTACGTCATGGTCCCCGTCAGCGTCTTGCCTCCATCACTGGAGGAGACCTTCATGGCGACGACGTTCTGCTTCTCACGACCACCGATCGTCCACGTGCCACCCGGATTCCAAGGGGCCGACGAGCCACCCCATTGGTTCTGCACCTTGTATGAAGACATACCTGGCACTCCTGTGTTTGTGGGTTGAGGGCCCGAAGACAGGCTTTCATCCAACGTCAGTCCAAGTCGGCGGCGCCTGGAGCCGTCTCTGGGTGCGCGGAGGATAAACAGGTCGCATTTGGGGATGATGTGAAAATCACCAAGTGTGGATGGGTCATCACTGAGTATGCGATTGGGACTAGCCCTGCGGTACCGGGTCTCTGGGCGGAATGTGGCAGCTGCATCGAGGGCGTCAGTCGACAGGGGTCGGTGATGCGGGCTACGGCTCCTGCTCGATGCGTCCTGACTCGAACCCCCGGTTGTCCGACAGGCAAAGACAAATATTGGTGGAGTCCGCGGAAGACCAGGTGACGTACAGTTTCGTCGCTTGGCCGTACACCCATGCGACCGAGGGCCTTTCCGATGAGGAAGTCCGTACGCTCGCGCTGGGGGATCTGGAGAAGCTCATCCTGGCTGGGCTGATCATTCCCGGAGAGGGCAATGCGAAAGGGGGCGTGGACCCCTGGCCTGTCGACCCGCTGGAGGCATTCACGCGCATCAAGGCGGCCTGGCTGTCGCTGGGGCGGCTCCCGTCTCTCGTTGATGACGCCGTGCGATTCGTCGCGACCGCGCAGGGGCGTGAACTCGCGAACCGGCTGCGCGGAACGGGACATCCGCATCCCGGAGGACGAGTCGGTGGAACCTTGGATGGACGCTCCCATCGGCCCGGCGTAGGGTCCGCGCCGGTTCCACCCTTTCTCCCGAGTGAGCACCCATGGTCTCGGCCATCTTCAATCCGGCCCGCTGGAAGCCCGTCGAGGGCCCCAAGTTCAAGGACATCACCTTCCACCGCGCGGTGGACCAGGGCACCGTCCGCATCGCGTTCAACCGCCCCGAGGTGCGCAACGCCTTCCGCCCCCGCACCGTCGACGAGCTGTCCCGCGCCCTCGAAGCCACCCGCTTCATGACCGACGTCGGCTGCGTCCTCATCACCGGCAACGGCCCGTCCCCCAAGGACGGTGGCTGGGCGTTCTGCTCCGGCGGTGACCAGCGCATCCGCGGCAAGGACGGCTACAAGTACGAAGGCGAAGAGGGCGAGTCCGACCCCGCCCGCCTCGGCCGCCTCCACATCCTCGAGGTCCAACGGCAGATCCGCTTCCTCCCCAAGGCCGTCATCGCCGTCGTCCCCGGCTGGGCCGTCGGCGGCGGACACAGCCTCCATGTCGTCTGCGACATGACCATCGCCAGCCAGGAACACGCCGTCTTCAAGCAGACCGACGCGGACGTCGCCAGCTTCGACGGTGGTTACGGCTCCGCGCTGCTCGCGCGCCAGATCGGCCAGAAGCGCGCCCGGGAGATCTTCTTCGTCGGAGCCAACTACTCCGCCCAGGAGGCCTTCCAGATGGGCATGGTCAACGCCGTGGTCCCCCACGAGAAGCTGGAGGACTTCGCGCTCGAGTGGGCCGCGGAGATCAACACCAAGAGCCCCACCGCCATCAAGATGCTCAAGTACGCCTTCAACCTGCCCGATGACGGCATGGTCGGCCAACAGCTCTTCGCCGGCGAGGCCACCCGCCTGGCCTACGGCACCGACGAAGCCCAGGAGGGCCGCGACGCCTTCGTCCAGAAGCGCAAGCGCGACTTCAAGCGCTTCCCCTGGTCCTACTGAAGCCCCGCGTCCCGACCCGCTTCGGTGTCTCCCGGAGCGGGTCGCGACACTTCCACGCCCTACGCGTCGATGACCACCGAGTCGGCGGAGCGCTTCGAGGGACCGTGGAACACGGCCTCGATGTTGTTGCCATCCGGGTCCAGCATGAACGCCGCGTAGTAGCCCGGGTGGTACGGCCGCTCACCCGGCGCGCCGTTGTCCTTCCCGCCCGCGGCGAGCGCCGCCTCGTGGATGCGGTGCACCGTCTCGCGGTCCTTCGCCTGGAAGGCCAGGTGGATGCTGGAGGTCTTCGTCGTGCCCGGATCCACCGGCGACACGAACAGCTCGTCCGCGAAGAAGTGCCCCGGTCCGTGCGCGCCGATGGGGATGCCCAGCACACCCAGGATGGCCTGATAGAACCGCCGGCTGGCCTCCAAATCCCGGGTGCGCAGGTGCACGTGGTCGATCATCCGGCCGCGATGGAATTCCATGGTTGCTCTCCGCCGATTTGTGCACCCCTAATGGGGCACGCGTGTGAGGAGGCGCGAGGCTGCCATGAAACCCCACTTCCTGACGTTCTTCTGTGAGCTGGCACCGGGTCCGCTCGGCGAACTGTTCGACACTGAAGGCGTCCTCGAGGACCTGCGCGAGATGCGCGCGGGCGTGAGCCTGGGGCTCGTGGACCTGACGGGCGAGCGCGCCCAGGTCGTCCGCCGCCTCAACCGCGAGGGCATCCCCGTCACCGCGTGGCTCCTGCTCCCTCCCGAGCAGGGCTACTGGTTCCACGCCGGCAACATCGTGCAGGCCCGCGCGCGCTACGAGGCCTTCCGCACCTGGTCCGCCCAACATGACCTGAAGTGGTCGAGCGTGGGCCTGGACATCGAGCCCGACATCGAGGAGCTGCGCCGCTGGGCGCGCGCGCCCCTGCGCAGCCTCCCGGGCCTGCTGTCGCGACTGCTCCTGCGAGGCGGCCGCTCGCGCGACGCCAAGACGGGCTACCGCGCGCTCGTCGAGCGCATCCGCGCGGATGGCCACAAGGTGGACACGTACCAGTTCCCCTTCATCGTCGACGAGCGCCAGGCGCGCTCCTCCGTCCTGCGCCGCGTGGCGGGCATGCTCGACGTGCCCACGGACCGCGAGGTGCTGATGCTCTACACCAGCTTCGTGCGCCCCCAGGGGCCGGCGCTGCTGTGGAGCTACGCGCCCGGCTCCACCTCCATCGCCGTGGGCAGCACGGGCGGCGGCGTGGAGCTGCCGGGGCTGCTCGCGTCGCCCCCGCTGGATTGGACGGAGCTGTCGAGAGACTTGCGCCTGGCGGTGCGGTGGACGCATGACCTGCACGTGTTCAGCCTGGAGGGCTGCGTGAAGCAGGGCTTCCTGCCCCGGCTGCGCGACTTCAACTGGGATGCGCCCGTGGAGCCGCCCTGGGTGGACTCCCGGCGCGTGGACGCCATGCGCCGGGCCGCTCGGAGCGTGCTCGGCGTGTCGGGCCGCCTGCTGCGCTGAAGCGAGCAGGGCAGCGCACATCTGGCGGGAGGGAAGGCGCCTCGCGTCAATGTGATGCTTTGGACGGGAAGGGTTGACGCTCGGGGCGCACGGCAGTGTCATGCGCCCCGACTCTCCGAGCTGAATCCCCGCCTGCTCGGAATGGGAACGCCATGACCGACTCCTGTCTGACGTCGAAGCTCCTCGGCGCGCTCGTGCTCTCCACGAGCCTGCTCACGGCCGCCCCCGCCGTGGCCGCCGCGCCCGTCAACTCCACCTCCGTGCCGAATGGAGGCTTCGAGACCGCGGGCGGCGCCTCGTCCGTGCCCGCCTTCTGGACAGCCCGGGGCGCGGGCAAGGTGTCCACGAGCAGCACGCGCAAGGCGGAGGGCTCGCGTGGCCTGCTCATCGAGAGCCCGCAAGGCGGAGGAGAGACCACCGTCGAGTCCGGCGAGCTGCGGCTCCAGGTGGGCCAGCTCTACCGGCTGAGCGCGTGGGTGCGCACCCAGGACGTCCAGGCGGACCCGCTCGCGCGCTATCCCACGCCCCACGGCGCGTGCGTCTCGATGAAGAGCTTCCCATTCACCAACTGCACGCCCGCGACCAGCGCGGACGCGGGGGGCCGCGCCTCGGTCGTCTTCTTCGCCACCCAGGCCACGGACCGCGTGCAGCTCCACCTGGGCCGCAACGGCAAGGCCACCGGCTCCGTCTGGTACGACGACGTGCGCGTCGAGCCCGTGGAGGACATCAACGCGTACGTGCCCCTGGAGTCCGTGCGCTGGGCGGGCAAGGGCTTCCGCTACGACGACGGCGGGTGGATCTACGTCCACATCGAGGGCGACCCGTACGAGCGCGGCCACCAGTTCGGTGAGCTCGTGCCGCAGGAGATCGTCCGCTACATGGAGAAGCTCGGCGTCCAGAAGGACAAGGCCGACCCGGCGAAGGGCTGGAGCCACCAGCGGCTGCTCGCGGACTCGCTCTTCCTGCGCAAGTTCGACCCCGAGTACCTGGAGGAGATGAAGGGCATCGCCGACGGCGCGAACAAGGCCGGGGCCAAGTTCAAGGATCGCTCGCTGGACCTGCTCGACATCGTCACGCTCAACACCGCCGTGGACGCGGGCCAGCTCGAGGAGGCCAACCGCGCCACGTCCACCTCGCTGTCCGGCCGCACCTTCCTCAAGGCCGACGACGAGGCCGAGCGCGGAGGGAAGGGGGACCACTGCTCGTCCTTCGTCGCCACCAAGTCCGCCACCAAGGATGGCCGCGCCATCATGGGGCAGATCTTCATGTGGAACGGCTACACCGGCGTCCACTGGGACGTGGTGCTGGACGTGCAGCCCACGCGCGGCCATCGCTTCGTGATGCAGACCTTCCCGGGCGGCATCCACAGCGGCGCGGACTGGTTCATCAACGCCGCGGGCATCGTCATCGGCGAGACGACGGTGGGCCAGACGCCGTTCGACCCGAACGGCACGCCGCAGAGCAACCGCATCCGCAAGGCCGCGCAGTACGCGTCCTCCATCGACGACGTCGCGCGCATCATGAAGGACCAGAACAACGGCCTGTACACCAACGACTG
This window encodes:
- a CDS encoding jacalin family lectin, producing the protein MNRMLRSASLAGVCVAVLSGCGGMEEQVRDELELGQVESGLTLTGFTVSLGTHGGTGGTAVTLGCPAGYVAVGIFGREADNIDQLGLRCAYLYSTGALGASANTGTAGGMGGSSFALNCPLGQAVVGFHGRDAARVDALGLYCSTPTNWLSTNSPQYTTVAVGGTGGIAFADAPIRSHLVTAIQARAGARVDQIRGIVSLVNP
- a CDS encoding 1,4-dihydroxy-2-naphthoyl-CoA synthase; this translates as MVSAIFNPARWKPVEGPKFKDITFHRAVDQGTVRIAFNRPEVRNAFRPRTVDELSRALEATRFMTDVGCVLITGNGPSPKDGGWAFCSGGDQRIRGKDGYKYEGEEGESDPARLGRLHILEVQRQIRFLPKAVIAVVPGWAVGGGHSLHVVCDMTIASQEHAVFKQTDADVASFDGGYGSALLARQIGQKRAREIFFVGANYSAQEAFQMGMVNAVVPHEKLEDFALEWAAEINTKSPTAIKMLKYAFNLPDDGMVGQQLFAGEATRLAYGTDEAQEGRDAFVQKRKRDFKRFPWSY
- a CDS encoding VOC family protein — encoded protein: MEFHRGRMIDHVHLRTRDLEASRRFYQAILGVLGIPIGAHGPGHFFADELFVSPVDPGTTKTSSIHLAFQAKDRETVHRIHEAALAAGGKDNGAPGERPYHPGYYAAFMLDPDGNNIEAVFHGPSKRSADSVVIDA